In Ornithodoros turicata isolate Travis chromosome 1, ASM3712646v1, whole genome shotgun sequence, the DNA window tgtattatgtgtatatattatatagttaatgtacgttccctactccttcccaggttccttctgcgaccagtattctgaaataaatgtataaatcgttatattttcgtgtcgtCCCCTTTGTCTTCCGAATTCCTTCCCTCTACTGACTCCTCATATGCAGAGTGTAATTAGCAATTctatcgcttccgttggttagctgcagttaacgtatatctcacgcttatagcccaccaccgacttaaacatttctatcacaatcccccgtcaccggacctcgcaacctggaaggtagaggtcgctcagatgaagggaacgatgagcacgtatcacgaatatcactacccaaaggcagaaccggctgctcgaacacgtctttatcgttatcaaagtacacgtgtcccagacccgagggctgatatagggacgcgccgacgaatgtcagcactgatatctgggtgtgccattcgtttgctcctgcaggtgacactcaaggggcattttgcatgcagagcaaagaaaaggcacgctcgtgggttaacggcaggtgtgtaatcacgtgacgagtagcactgaaatgagccgcgagaggcgattagatcgcatagcgccgagatacgcttggcgccatctctcggcaggaacatcggcgggtacatatgacaaccgccgaacggctcaccagtccttctagctcaccatacctcggtggtattggaagcgtagaaatcacgagaaatgaagcatctggtccctaatgaagagtttcttttaggtgctggcacagttagcgatgctgtggcaaaaaaagatacccgcacttcacatgtaaacaaagctggctacccggcggctatcacgcaaggtactttctccggaggccgcatcgcgacgccaccagtttgtcgcacagtccctataggGCATTCCCTGTTTACCTGTCTGTCGCTCACACGTGGAGTAGACAGGGGGCCTTGACGAATGGAAGGGCGGCACGCTGCCGTGCACGTCATTTTACACCCTCGCCCTCTTTTGCTGCGTAGAAACCTACTTGCGGCGCGTGGTCCGTATGTGATGCTGCTAGTGAATATGTTCATgtccagtaaaaaaaaaaaaaatcccactGAAAACATGTTTCTAGCTGCAGTCAACACTCATACAGGAGAGCATGCAAATCCTGTCAAAATATGCCTCATAAGAGAGAATATCTGGCATCGTGTCCGATCTATTTGCATGAAAGGGGGTGAGGACTCAAAAGCCTGAGTTCAAGCGAGGCGACCGCCCTCCTTGTCCCCACCTTCTGACGCCCCTGCAAATcagagctgaacccgaaccgaaaaccactAAAAACCGTTATCTATTTAAGTGGAACTGACCTAATCGAAATGATTTATTCACCCACTGAACCGAACTGGAACTGAACTGAAATAAATCTGAAGCGGTTACCATTTCGCGAAACGGTTTAGGTGGGATGCTTGCTTCAGCAAGCCGGTCCCAGTGTTTCTGTTACAAACCATGTAGCAGAGTTTCAACGGTTCCACAACGTTCTGAAAATCTTATTTCAAGAAAAATCAAGTGCATTAATTGGACAAATTCACGCACCGAAACGCGCATGAATGAGAGTTCAATGTCTAATGATTTCTTTTCAGTATACAAAGTTTCCTCGGGCTGCTTGAAGCGGCAGGCTAGAGATGCCAGTTTATCGTGGTTCTTGCTTTTTGGGACACCTTGCGTAGAGCTCTTGCCTTCAAATGAAAATATGAATTATAGTACATTCCGAATTTCTAGCATGCATAAAGGCGAGAACCACGTTGTGAAATTTCCTGTCTTTAATTCGACGTTCTCTCACTGCCGCGTTTACTGTATTTGTAAACAGAATTGCCACCTTGTTGTCGCAAATGTAGTGTTTCGGGGAATCGCAAAATTCGCTTGTGAGCTCTCTTCCAAGCAGAACACAACCTTCCATTCCGCCACATATTACAGATAGACAAACGAGCAGAGGCGGCTATTACTTGTGGACGCTTTACAGTCTGCACTTTCACTGTGGTCTTTTCACTTTTTTGCGGAGGATATCTACTATCTACACCGCACTGATAGCTTtgctgggtgattccatctcaactcaggcaaggtggtccggacaccatgagtgatttttattgaaaaaatatatgttgtagcctGACTCAGACTGACAATGGGACATCAAATATTTTTTCTCTAGCGTCTGTagttcccgagaaaaaaaatccgGAAGAATATGGCAGGTCCGGCGCGCTTTCAGGCATAGCGATTTTGACGTTCAATATCTGTTCAACGAATGCGTTCAcggctttgaattttttttcacGCACTGTCAGCTATGTTGGCTTCCAGTGCTTGCGTTCGGTTCCGGCCgggattttgttattttgctGCTAAAAATACGCAAAGTTGGTGGCGACGGCGAAAATCGCTCATATTCTTGCGGCTATTGCGGCACTTGTGTACATGCCAGTGAAACGAGAAGGGCATCTCCATGTAGCGGAGACTGAGCTCTATAATTTCATATCAGATTTAGGAGTCATGGCCAGGTTGGTGTCACTCATGAAGGCGTCTACAACACGTGACAAAAAATGCGGTTTTTGAGCGCtcatatctaaaaaaccccaactCGAAAATTCTTCGTAGGCGCATGCTTCCATATATGATATTTGAGCGCACAGAAACTCAAAGGTTTTTTCCTTGCACGATAAAAGTTAGAGCGCGCCAAAGTTTCAGTGTCGGACTGTGGTGCCTGTAATGACCATGGAAGCGCTGCGACAAGTTCACTGGTCGATAGTCACCTTCTTCTTGTGAAAGCCGCCTGTGCTGTTCGTGCTGCTATTTAAGAACCCAGGGAGTCGAATATTCTCCCAGGACGTCGAAAGCAGCATGCCGGTTTCACAAGGACACTACAGAGAAATGTAGATTGAGTGTATGTGTCACTGCTTGGGGGCCCGGTACGTGCATGAAAATTCGATGTTTACATCCACCACTCTAGACCATGCTAGTAAAGATGAGTCACTGTTTATTTACATTTGATTGATTACATTAGCAGTTGTGGCAAAGATAATCAGACTAGCGCACGTTACAATACTGTTCAGGCGTCCGAACGTTTGTCATCAACGCATCGTCTAGCGAAGACACATGGGCGAAGTTCCTTTGAAAATTTATCTTCTGTCTGTACCTGTTCATGTAGTTCGCGCAGTAGACACGGTCTTTACTTAATTTCATGTTCAATGCGGAGATACAGACGGCAAAGCGACAGCGAGTCGAAACAATGTGAAACCACATCTGTTATAAACGAAATCACTGCTGGCAACTGCTACAGGAACAACTCACTCTCACAATGACTCCAAACTAACTTGGGTTTTGTACCTGAAGCCGGATACGAGCTCCAGTGCAGGTGGCGCTAATCCTGTTACTCTCCTCGCTGTTCATTAGCAGCGGCGGCGGCTCCTCTCATGGCAAAGTACTCCCCGACGGACACAGAAATCGTTGTCTATGCTTCTATGCGAACTGAGGGATGTCTCcttgattgtatctcattacggccgaagtctcattacggcctatgtctcaatacggccgaaagtctcaatacggccgataatcctttaatccccaagtgtctcattacggccaaagtctcaatacggccgaaggcagtctcattacggccgaagatgtctcataatggccaaatgtcaaaatgtgtattgtaacctgcattgatatgcaatgtcgcagccaggtatggatatatattcagcagggtgtaagccatgcactgtgcccttagggcccttatcatatttatatacacatattgtgagacgaacggtatgttatcataccacagcacaatgcaacatattgtgtaatgtgtactcccacaaggtagcgttgatgttgctgtgaagcaggctactatgtggagttagctacttgtagagagctagatgaatattggctttgttgtgacgcttttggagtcatcctacagtcactggccaagacggaacacctatctcagtcgatgtcagtttatttccattcgccttacaatggtacaattcttggttctggaatgagtaaacctgcaagaagcgaagagcaaccatgaataggctagaatattaaaaaataaaaaacaagcatttgactctacatggctggttttaatgtgcagaagctgcacacgtgttgatatgtgtctgttatttcatacaaggttaacataaatcttcatctagacaaaagaatgacaagccttaaaaatgtgacttccaggtaaacacagagcatgaccatgatatgaatttAGGTTCattagttcattcccttaatggaaacatgtgaatatcaaatagtgatcaattacaattcatgaaatgatgcatgcataattttccatttctggtttcttttttataaaagtagtgcacgaattaacattcgtgcactactacaaaatttctcacttcacaacagaaccttatgattaTCTTAACAGttcacctcttcggccaggactccctggacagcaacatcctattagccatgttgttgtttttctttttcggaatcctccgtgcagccacataccatgcctggaatggaaaaccagctataaataacaatgtattgacttcctcttgaagtatttcttctaatcagatatgcttttgtgcctagtatggtgcgcgaaggtacataagtacaacatttgcagacattcgacgtaagcagttcgaggagatcaattcaagtacgccgacttgcgcttttatttttgaacaaatacgacgacaaattttaacaaattaaatatggctcacaataatacgagtaaatgctgctgtacggtgatgcattatcggtatcttatcgtcttcgaataaatttgttgttcctaaacgcgcaaccaactagaaacggcgcaaacctacgaacagatacccagttacatctattacaggcacttcggctgttttgattcgtttaaattactcgtatgagaatgcaactatgtgtggacagcacactactaagccAGACAacctacgaaagcattactcaccagaattcctgcttgacttggtcttggtcaacactgcgcgatataagacgatttcagaaattgcatggatggcccaccaggaAGCGCcctgttgcgaaagccccgctgcaccttgggatttagttttcatgagtcagagacaCAGGGGGGCCATAtgtccgccatttttgtaactaccctcaagcggtcgcttgtggcaacgccgccatcttgtcatGGACCCACGTCACGGAGCCATCATCCAATGATATGCCCCGCCGGTTTGTTTTCCTTATGTTTTGATCATTCCGCCTGTTCGCTCCCCCGTTTCGTCTGCTTCACCGGCGGCGAGATTTTCCAAGGTCGGGATTAGGGTACGCGATTGTGTTTTGCTTTCATCAGTCTTCCGAATTTTTTATGGCGTATCCATAATCGAACATGGTACTTTGTTGTTATCCGGGTTGCAGTAACCGTTCCACGTTTGCTGGCAAAGCATCTGGCATAACATACCACCAGTATAAGTACGCCACTTGGAATGTGCTTTCAGTTGTAGTTTCACTTCCCGACTACACTTCCTAGCTTCTCTCGAGAACCGTCTCTACGATTGTCGTGGGAACATGCGATCGGGAGACCAGACCTTGTGCCAACAAAACACAGCGTGGTCTGCTCGAAGCACTTCAGAAACGAAGACTTCGACAGAACTTCGCTAACACACGTACGGGTCCGTCTACGTGAAGGTGCTGTCCCCATTCCTTCGCTGCAGGTTCAGCAGGTAGGCATCGTAAACAAAATGCAATGGTGTAGTCAATTACCGGTGGCTGCATTGCCTCTAGTTGCTTGGGAAGGAGCCAGACGTTGCTGGAGTGAGCGATCCCGAACCCAGCGCACAAGAGGCAAGAGCATTGATGACAGTATGTGTATTATAATAAACAGCACATCTTCTTATTATCCCATCACAGTTGCTTGAGGAACAGTCAAGCATGCCAGGAGTGAGCATGCCAGAACCCAGTGCACAAGAGGCAGGACATGTGAGCATATATATAATGTGAACAGTATATGCCTGCGACATGGTTGTCTCAATCTCAGTTTCATGCCCAAGCGGCTCCCCGTGAGACCTGGACGAACTTGTGTCGGGAAAGTAGTAGCAAAAAGCTAAACTAGGTCCCACTGCCAGTGTGTACTCCTTCATTCCCCATGGTGTTCACCAGGAACTGCAGAAGGCTTCACAGTGGTAGAACCCAGATTTCGAACAACTGTGTCTCAGGCAGTATACATATGAGTATCACAGTTGTTCTCATATTACAGGTGCACGAGGTCGCGGATATGCCTTCTGTGCCTCCTTCACCTGCTTTGGTAAGTGCTAAAAATCTCCTGAAAACATATTGCAGTGGTTCTGAAACCACGTACATTATGGCATGGGCGACTATCTTTATGTGGAGTCACTTCAATAAAACTTTTGATGAGTCTATGCCTGTAGAAACTGTCTTATTTTGAAGTACAGGGAGTCCAAATTGCTGTCCTTTACGCAGCTTGTTGAACGAGAGCGTGTcacgaaaaaaatatttgaatcTGCTACctgagttacaaacaggttcTATGTCAGGAGTATCACCTGTTTgttactcaagtagcaggaaAGTAgcattcgtttttcttttattgctctctttaaatatattttcctgACACTCGCTCATTGAACGCACTCATATCTATATCCTTTTCCTCCCCTCTATAGGACATATCGGTGGGTGACGTACATGAAGACATCAGTGGGGTGAGTTATTCACTTACCTCCGCATGCACATTGTCATGGTGCTGTTTAGCATCTCAACTTGGGAAGTTTTCCATTACAATATCCCTTCTCTTAATCTATAGGACAGCACTGGGTTTTACTGCACacatattgttacatgtgacgaGCAAAATGACCCATTGGTAAGACATATCACCGACTACGCAATAAGTATTTATGCATGCAGTTCTTAGTGCCGGCATTTAACTTGTGGGTACGTGGGTTTTGATTGTTGGTTTAGGTGTCATAAATTGTGCATCTTGTTGCAGCAATAATgtcttttcagcataatgctaTATTTTGTATTTTGCTTCTAGAGCTTCACTGATGACGCAAGTTCAGTAGGGACACCTGGGCCATCCGTTCAGTCATCCAGGCTGTTGTCTGTAGTAAGTCTTGTTGCACTTTTGGTAGTATCTAAATGCTGCATGCAAGGGAGGTTAACCGCTATAATTAAAGCAAGGAATAAAGAAACCTAAGGAGCGAGCGCACCACATTATCTTGGTTGGAGAAGGTGTGGTGGAGTTGATATTACACATGGGGAATGTAAATTAGAGGATG includes these proteins:
- the LOC135371557 gene encoding THAP domain-containing protein 3-like, which encodes METDSASEKNSTGLQPDSDVYSNEENELTVTINHNDSPYSTDPFHFPTTLPSFSREPSLRLSWEHAIGRPDLVPTKHSVVCSKHFRNEDFDRTSLTHVRVRLREGAVPIPSLQVQQLLGKEPDVAGVSDPEPSAQELLEEQSSMPGVSMPEPSAQEAGHVHEVADMPSVPPSPALKLSYFEVQGVQIAVLYAAC